In Halobaculum rubrum, the following are encoded in one genomic region:
- a CDS encoding MFS transporter, which produces MTDSSASRLQFWTLYLSRFAGGFGSIALIIVLPKIATDLGIDGVAFGLLYTAYTLAQTVAVVPLAWAGDRYDKRIVLLGTLAVGIATYGAFSVVTDNAGLLAVRGLQGVVFTGMGLMTLGLVGQLATKGTRASRIGRANAASFAASIVGGLSAGGLYDYFGGSRELFLIITGLYVITFLATALLLSADETRVEGFPFADLALNRRILTLTSFRAQYSVAVTLVRNWIPVFAGYAAASGGLAMPAFAVSVITVSEKFTNMLLQPYTGRLSDASGRALFVFAGGGAYGLVAVVVPFTPALGEALGLPSTLPYLGAVSAAFLPLLLLNAGLGIADSFREPASMALFADEGSDGDGVASSFGIRELVWRPGSVIGPVAAGWLMGTVGMEWVFFVGGGFAVLGALTFLAVLWRYHGVNALAEW; this is translated from the coding sequence GACCGACCTCGGCATCGACGGCGTCGCCTTCGGACTCCTGTACACCGCCTACACGCTCGCGCAGACTGTCGCCGTCGTCCCGCTCGCGTGGGCGGGCGACCGCTACGACAAGCGGATCGTGCTCCTCGGCACCCTCGCGGTCGGGATCGCCACGTACGGCGCGTTCAGCGTCGTCACCGACAACGCGGGGCTGCTCGCCGTCCGAGGGTTGCAAGGCGTCGTCTTCACCGGGATGGGGCTGATGACGCTGGGGCTCGTCGGCCAACTCGCGACCAAGGGAACCCGTGCGAGCCGGATCGGCCGGGCCAACGCCGCCTCGTTCGCGGCGTCGATCGTCGGCGGGCTCTCGGCGGGCGGACTTTACGACTACTTCGGGGGGTCGCGGGAGCTGTTCCTCATCATCACCGGGCTGTACGTGATCACGTTCCTCGCGACGGCGCTGCTGCTCTCAGCCGACGAGACCCGCGTCGAGGGGTTCCCGTTCGCCGACCTCGCGCTCAACCGCCGGATCCTCACGCTCACGTCGTTTCGGGCGCAGTACTCCGTCGCGGTCACCCTCGTTCGCAACTGGATCCCCGTGTTCGCCGGCTACGCCGCGGCCAGCGGCGGACTGGCGATGCCCGCGTTCGCCGTCTCGGTGATCACGGTCTCCGAGAAGTTCACGAACATGCTGTTGCAGCCGTACACCGGCCGCCTCTCGGACGCCAGCGGCCGCGCCCTGTTCGTCTTCGCCGGCGGGGGCGCCTACGGACTCGTCGCGGTGGTCGTCCCGTTCACGCCGGCCCTCGGGGAGGCGCTCGGGCTGCCGTCGACGCTGCCGTACCTCGGCGCCGTCTCCGCCGCGTTTCTGCCGCTGTTGCTGTTGAACGCCGGGCTCGGAATCGCGGACAGCTTCCGCGAGCCCGCGAGTATGGCGCTGTTCGCCGACGAGGGGAGCGACGGCGACGGGGTCGCCTCCAGTTTCGGGATCCGGGAGCTCGTGTGGCGCCCGGGATCGGTGATCGGGCCGGTCGCGGCCGGGTGGCTGATGGGAACTGTCGGCATGGAGTGGGTGTTCTTCGTCGGCGGCGGGTTCGCGGTGCTCGGGGCGCTCACCTTCCTCGCCGTCCTCTGGCGCTATCACGGCGTGAACGCCCTCGCCGAGTGGTAG